A stretch of DNA from Candidatus Cloacimonadota bacterium:
AATGAAAATCGATCTGGTAACTCTGTTTACGGATAAACCTTACGCACCGGAATTGATGAAATTCTTTAAGTTCAGAATTAAGATGAAGAACAGGTAGTAAAACAAACAGCTCTGTTTGTATAAATTAACATGAAAAATTCAAAATTCATAATCTTTAAAGCAATCTTTATTACACTACTTCTTTCGTTGTTCGTGAATTCATTCACTCAACAAATCGACTACAAAATCAGCAAACCATCAAAACTTTATGTAGGAACGCCTTTCCATCTGCTGGTTGATATCACAACCGATCCAGCAGACAGCATTTTCTCTCCCCAAATCGACACACTCGATATTTTCATTCTGAAAGGTGATATTCTGCAAACTGAAGAAATCATCGATGATAAGAAATTAGTTAAACTCGATTTGACTTTTCAACCATTTGATGTGGGAGAATTCACTTTCCCGGAATTGGAATTTGCCGTCAAATCCGGTGATAGTCTATCATTTCTGAAAACAAAAGAATTTATCCTGAACATCCAATCCGTGATTTCCGATACAACCCAAGTCATCAAAGATATTGCCAAACCGCTGAATGTAAATCTCGGATTTTTCGATTATTTTGTCCCGATCATTGTTGTTATCGGAATTATTCTTCTCATTATTTATTTGAAGAAATTTCTAAAAAAGAAACCGGGAACTCTTGAAAAATCAAAAATTGTCGATACCCGACCTGCTTATGAAATTGCACTTGAATTCCTGCAAAAATTAAAAAAAGAGAAACTGCTGCAAAAAGGAGATTTTCTCGAATTCCATTTTCGACTTTCGTTTATCTTGAGACTATTCATCGAACTTTATTATAAAATAAATGCAGTAGAAATGACAACCAGCGAAATCCGTCAAAATCTTGTTTTGAAAGATCATAATGAAAAAAATAAAATATTGGAATTCCTGAATTTTGCTGACCGTATTAAATTTGCTAAATTCATCCCGGGAATAAAAGAGTCGGAAGAAGCTCTGAATTGGCTGGAGAAGTATTTGAGATCGTTTGAGAACAAATCCGAAAACCTTCAAGGTTTTCAAAACCTTGAAGGTTTGGACGAACAAAAAGTGGAGAATTAGCATGCTGGAATTCGTCAACCCAAACTGGTTCTACGCTTTATTGATACTTCTTCCCTATCTCGCTTATGAGATTTTTATCAAAAACAAACGCAAAGTAAGACTGATCCACAGCAGAATCGATTTGATCAAAAAAGTCTCAATACGCAACAGTTTCCTGCGATTTTTACCAATAATCTTGCGCAGCTTGGTCATCATCTTGCTGATCATTTCTTTAACAAGACCGAGATTCGCTCATAAAAAACAGCAGATCACCGGAAAGGGAATTGATATTATGCTGGCGATCGATGTCAGCGGAAGTATGAAAGCAGTTGATTTTCAGCCGACAAACCGTTTGGAAGCAGCCAAAAAAGTGGCAAACGAATTTATTGAAAAAAGAAGAAATGACCGCATCGGACTTGTTGTTTTTTCTGAAAATTCGTTTACCCAATGTCCGTTAACTCTTGATTACAATATCCTGATGACCATTATGGACAATATGAAAATCAACGAAGAAGCAAGCGGAACTGCGATTGGAATGGGTTTGGCAATGGCTGTTGCGCGTTTGAAGGATTCCGAAGCAAAATCAAAAGTGATAATTCTGATCACTGATGGACGGAATAATACAGGAGAGATCGATCCGTTTACAGCAGCAGATTTTGCTGCAACTTATGGAATTAAAGTTTACACGATCGGAGTCGGGAGCAAAGGAATGGTCGATTATCCGATGCAGACTCCTTATGGAATTCGTTATCAGAAAGTCAAGATCGAAATCGATATGGAAACACTCAATAGAATCGCAGAAATGACCGGAACAGAAAGAGCCAGAAGAGCCACCAACACCGAAGAATTAAAAGCCATTATCAAATACATCGATGAACTT
This window harbors:
- a CDS encoding VWA domain-containing protein, encoding MLEFVNPNWFYALLILLPYLAYEIFIKNKRKVRLIHSRIDLIKKVSIRNSFLRFLPIILRSLVIILLIISLTRPRFAHKKQQITGKGIDIMLAIDVSGSMKAVDFQPTNRLEAAKKVANEFIEKRRNDRIGLVVFSENSFTQCPLTLDYNILMTIMDNMKINEEASGTAIGMGLAMAVARLKDSEAKSKVIILITDGRNNTGEIDPFTAADFAATYGIKVYTIGVGSKGMVDYPMQTPYGIRYQKVKIEIDMETLNRIAEMTGTERARRATNTEELKAIIKYIDELEKTEIKIQNYYEYQELFWNYILVAMILMMIDFVFRTIIRKELP